A single window of Psychromonas ingrahamii 37 DNA harbors:
- a CDS encoding ABC transporter substrate-binding protein gives MKKMSMLIALFTLSVNVAQAKQWTQIRIGVEGAYPPFSQTEADGSVTGFDIDIANALCAEMKADCTLIKQDWDGIIPALMARKFDAIVATMDITEERKKRVAFTNKYQHIPARFAALKGTEYQASPAFMAGKKVGVQRATSMDLYISDNYPEAEIKRYGSADEAYLDLKAGRLDYIMADSAAITGGLLEKEGGDKFELVGPKLNDPKWFGEGAGIAVRQQDKDLVDQFNAAIKAIRADGTYQTIQDKYFTFDVYGSEE, from the coding sequence ATGAAAAAAATGAGTATGTTGATTGCTCTCTTTACCTTGTCAGTTAATGTTGCACAGGCGAAACAATGGACACAGATTCGAATTGGTGTTGAAGGTGCTTATCCGCCCTTTAGCCAAACAGAAGCTGATGGTAGCGTGACCGGATTTGATATCGATATAGCGAATGCCTTGTGTGCTGAAATGAAGGCAGACTGTACCTTAATCAAACAAGATTGGGATGGTATTATTCCTGCATTAATGGCACGTAAATTTGATGCGATTGTAGCAACAATGGATATTACCGAAGAGCGCAAAAAACGTGTTGCCTTTACCAATAAATACCAGCATATTCCGGCTCGATTTGCGGCTTTAAAAGGGACTGAGTATCAAGCATCTCCAGCGTTTATGGCGGGTAAAAAAGTGGGTGTACAGCGTGCAACTTCGATGGATCTTTATATTTCTGATAACTACCCGGAAGCTGAAATCAAACGTTATGGCTCTGCCGATGAAGCCTATCTGGATCTTAAAGCAGGTCGCCTAGACTATATAATGGCCGACTCAGCGGCAATTACCGGTGGCTTATTAGAAAAAGAAGGCGGTGATAAATTTGAACTTGTGGGTCCTAAACTAAACGATCCTAAATGGTTTGGTGAAGGTGCTGGTATTGCCGTGCGTCAACAAGATAAAGATCTTGTTGACCAATTTAATGCTGCTATTAAAGCGATTCGTGCCGATGGGACTTATCAAACAATTCAAGATAAATACTTTACCTTTGATGTTTATGGTAGTGAAGAATAA
- a CDS encoding ABC transporter ATP-binding protein has product METILPIENELNYMILPTLSIKNLHKSFAANEVLKGIDLEAYKGDVISILGASGSGKSTLLRCVNLLETPSSGEIRVNGELIEMKQDKKRGAVPVSIKQVERIRSRLAMVFQGFNLWSHMTVLENVIEAPVHVLGVPKKEAIEKADAILQRVGLYERKSFYPGQLSGGQQQRVAIARALAVEPEVMLFDEPTSALDPELVGEVLSVMRGLAEEGRTMLVVTHEMAFARDVSNKVIFLHEGLVEEQGKPEDIFSNPSSERFKQFISSVY; this is encoded by the coding sequence ATGGAAACTATTTTACCCATAGAAAATGAATTAAATTATATGATATTACCGACACTGTCGATTAAAAATCTCCATAAGTCATTTGCAGCTAATGAAGTATTAAAAGGGATCGATTTAGAAGCCTACAAAGGCGATGTTATCTCTATTTTGGGCGCTTCAGGCTCGGGTAAAAGTACTTTATTGCGCTGTGTTAATCTTCTGGAAACACCCAGCTCAGGCGAAATCCGGGTGAATGGTGAATTGATTGAAATGAAACAGGATAAAAAACGGGGTGCAGTGCCCGTTTCAATTAAGCAAGTTGAACGTATCCGTTCACGCTTAGCAATGGTTTTTCAAGGTTTTAATTTATGGTCGCATATGACCGTTTTAGAAAATGTAATTGAAGCCCCCGTTCATGTTTTAGGTGTGCCTAAAAAAGAAGCCATTGAAAAAGCTGACGCTATTTTACAGCGTGTCGGTTTGTATGAAAGAAAATCTTTTTACCCCGGGCAGCTATCAGGCGGCCAGCAACAGCGTGTAGCGATTGCACGCGCGCTTGCTGTTGAGCCTGAAGTGATGTTATTTGATGAACCAACATCAGCACTTGATCCTGAACTGGTAGGGGAAGTCTTAAGTGTTATGCGCGGGTTAGCTGAAGAGGGACGTACCATGCTGGTTGTTACCCATGAAATGGCTTTTGCCCGTGATGTGTCTAATAAAGTTATTTTTTTACATGAAGGTTTAGTTGAAGAGCAGGGGAAACCAGAAGATATTTTTTCAAACCCTTCATCTGAACGTTTTAAACAATTCATCTCCTCAGTTTACTAA
- a CDS encoding acetate uptake transporter produces MTQASNYANPGPLGLMGFGMTTVLLNIHNAGFFPISAMILAMGLCYGGAAQIIAGILEYKKGNTFGLTAFISYGFFWISLVVLLILPKLGLADPTPSGFMAWYLIMWGIFTGFMYIGTLRANKALQFVFASLTLLFFLLAAKDLTGSKLLGTIAGFEGIICGLSAIYLAMAEVINEQHDSNILPIGKPA; encoded by the coding sequence ATGACACAGGCTAGTAACTACGCAAATCCAGGCCCCTTAGGTCTGATGGGATTTGGCATGACAACAGTTTTACTTAATATTCACAATGCTGGTTTTTTCCCGATCAGTGCAATGATTCTTGCAATGGGTCTTTGTTACGGTGGAGCTGCGCAGATTATAGCCGGAATATTGGAATACAAAAAAGGCAATACCTTTGGATTAACCGCCTTTATCTCTTACGGTTTTTTCTGGATAAGTTTAGTAGTATTGCTTATTCTGCCTAAATTGGGTTTAGCCGATCCAACACCCAGTGGATTTATGGCCTGGTATCTAATAATGTGGGGTATCTTTACAGGCTTTATGTACATTGGCACTTTACGTGCTAATAAAGCTTTACAGTTTGTCTTTGCCAGCTTAACCCTTCTATTTTTCTTATTAGCAGCCAAAGATTTAACCGGCTCAAAACTGCTTGGCACAATCGCTGGTTTTGAAGGTATTATCTGTGGTTTAAGTGCAATCTATTTGGCTATGGCTGAAGTGATTAATGAGCAGCATGATAGTAATATTTTACCTATCGGTAAACCGGCATAA
- a CDS encoding class I SAM-dependent methyltransferase has protein sequence MDIPLICNDSALSQKAKILRKKWGFLSTQSDHFQLHLLPEYLALEQKDDPKQGLVFVDFVSGSVAHRRKFGGGKGQAIAKAIGLKPGVQVDVIDATAGLGRDAFVLASLGCNVTMIERSAVAAALLEDGLERAYLNLEIGTWMKQRMRLHFGSASEYLQHHQTGVVYLDPMFPHKKKSALVKKEMRVFQGVVGEDLDADSLLEAALNAARYRVVVKRPDYAPFLNDKKPTMSIKTKKNRFDVYVKQAMPQNKS, from the coding sequence ATGGATATTCCTTTAATTTGTAACGATTCAGCATTAAGTCAGAAAGCAAAAATATTACGTAAAAAATGGGGTTTTCTAAGTACCCAAAGTGATCATTTTCAATTGCATCTTTTACCGGAATATTTGGCGCTTGAGCAAAAAGACGATCCCAAGCAAGGATTAGTCTTTGTGGATTTTGTCTCAGGTAGCGTTGCGCATCGGCGTAAATTTGGTGGTGGAAAAGGGCAGGCGATTGCTAAGGCGATAGGTTTAAAACCCGGCGTGCAGGTTGATGTGATTGATGCGACGGCAGGCCTCGGTCGAGATGCTTTTGTATTAGCCTCACTCGGTTGTAATGTCACTATGATCGAGCGCTCCGCCGTTGCTGCAGCATTGCTTGAAGATGGTTTAGAAAGGGCTTATTTAAATCTGGAAATAGGTACCTGGATGAAACAGCGAATGAGACTTCATTTTGGGTCGGCAAGCGAATATTTACAACACCACCAGACAGGTGTTGTTTATCTGGATCCTATGTTTCCTCATAAAAAGAAATCTGCATTAGTGAAAAAAGAGATGCGGGTTTTCCAAGGTGTGGTGGGGGAAGATCTGGACGCCGATAGTTTGCTTGAAGCGGCATTAAACGCTGCGCGTTATCGAGTGGTTGTTAAACGACCTGACTATGCGCCTTTTTTAAATGATAAAAAGCCAACAATGAGTATTAAAACCAAGAAAAACCGCTTTGATGTTTATGTCAAACAGGCGATGCCGCAAAATAAAAGCTAA
- a CDS encoding ATP-binding protein, with the protein MPVKPSSSHFEANKIADPLFLHAEHIAKDFSLFPDNSLPSNTEGLEGLIDRTRIKSNLSTINELDVDAYIARTVQPAEDNKRPGAKKIVAGFNGKIITEQLNGAFYSAEMEFDFGGYMRRIGIIAQERSSNNGAWMPEHHLAASKTIRKFADLSLPIVYLIDTPGADAGEEANRQNQAHSISQMITESANVDVPTVGIVVGVGYSGGAIPLATANILLSVRDGIFNTIQPKGLQSIARKYNLSWQECAQSVGVSPEELYENGCIDGIVDYSPVDQDERQHNLQKAIVSSILSIEAKSVNFVREYPNILEHYNRSLMRYLDPSNKLVAVENASDNVHLIAKNPTVHNNAFGTTYRYMRYLTLRSRIKAIQMNEYGRLSKLTAPEGDLDSRIEADRKQVFVNWLENPDKIIYDDTLNKNWKKFLSKRDDISVERNIFTKFILGEPQQNYDNARSELLINLTWALYNRWKTSAANNFRAVIDYLEDENNLPLTDSWPELSKLTAIDVVAHKETRECFIVHCRHMLVFNALYDNTMGNLASIAKEAMETKELSRDSVSSLVRSSLKGALNKVSDDDYEQLKSTFNAWLKYFTDQSGRGDILAKVEEWKSVGYPQMNSSLFVVLTYIFEKLLPEYYKSRDGASEYSGAINPVRIGRRKDFWNRLTMGYQDLLIQGVLREEKNKKNNSSDVILGKFFTDFKESKADLMTANLLEFPGFRLSIEDALDKKIKPCGLITGIGEFTLESGASQKVGVAVSNLAFQAGAFDMASAEKFCALLVECARHHFPVIAFISSGGMQTKEGASALFSMAVVNDRITRFIRDNDLPVVMFGYGDCTGGAQASFVTHPLAQTYYLSGTNMPFAGQMVVPAYLPSTATLSNYLSRVPGAMDALVINPFSDDLDNKLSDIDKNMPLPSITIEETIQRALEGFVPICDLSEDDFSQADPRELMEPVRKVLIHARGCTAVKLIRIAQKNNIKVVLVASDPDMTSVPADMLGKGDKLVCLGGNTSDESYLNASSVLKVAAYEEVDALHPGIGFLSESPHFADLCVGHNINFVGPSMNSMLTMGNKSNAIKTAQDNGVPVVPGSHGILTGAEQALDIANAMGYPVLLKAVNGGGGKGILVIEKAEDMFAGFSQVSAEARSAFGNGDLYLEKYITSLRHIEVQLLRDKHCNTKVLGIRDCSVQRNNQKVVEESESTMLPAHLEVEVLKHTAALADAVDYMGAGTVEFIYDLDQDSIYFMEMNTRLQVEHPVTEATSGIDIVTAQYDIASGKSIEGLQPQKKGYAIEVRVTAEKAALDNNGVMQLLPHPGKVVEYSVPEQDDIEIMSMIAEGKEVSPYYDSLVAQFICHGNDRNDTVQKLLKFLDKVVIRGIATNIPLLKRILKDETFLSGVYDTTYLPKFMARLDQQVMIDEMEASASTSESNLSIQVDGSNELKVMAQSAGIFYRASSPAEPDFVAEGDIVNVNKTLGLMEAMKMFSPITLASFNRQDAELYDGDIKFRIERIINANGQQVSSGDLLYIVTPM; encoded by the coding sequence ATGCCAGTGAAACCTTCTTCTTCTCATTTTGAAGCAAATAAAATTGCAGATCCTTTATTTCTTCATGCTGAGCATATTGCGAAAGATTTCTCATTATTTCCAGACAATTCTCTTCCTTCAAATACTGAAGGCTTAGAAGGGTTGATTGATCGCACGCGAATCAAATCGAATCTTTCTACTATCAATGAGCTTGATGTTGACGCCTATATTGCGCGAACAGTACAACCGGCCGAAGATAATAAACGTCCCGGTGCTAAAAAAATAGTTGCTGGTTTTAACGGGAAAATTATCACAGAGCAGCTAAATGGTGCTTTTTATAGTGCTGAAATGGAGTTTGATTTTGGCGGTTATATGCGCCGTATCGGTATTATTGCGCAAGAACGCAGCTCCAATAACGGCGCTTGGATGCCAGAGCATCACTTGGCTGCAAGTAAGACAATTCGTAAGTTTGCTGATTTGTCATTACCCATTGTGTACTTAATTGATACCCCTGGAGCCGATGCAGGCGAAGAAGCCAACCGTCAAAATCAAGCACACAGTATTTCACAAATGATCACTGAAAGTGCAAATGTTGATGTACCCACCGTTGGGATTGTTGTTGGTGTCGGTTATTCTGGTGGTGCAATACCGCTGGCGACTGCGAATATTTTACTGTCTGTGCGTGACGGTATTTTTAATACCATCCAGCCAAAAGGGTTACAAAGCATTGCCCGCAAGTATAATCTATCATGGCAGGAGTGTGCCCAGTCTGTTGGGGTTTCTCCCGAGGAGTTGTACGAGAACGGCTGTATTGATGGGATCGTTGACTACTCTCCGGTGGATCAGGATGAACGTCAACATAATCTGCAAAAAGCCATTGTCTCGAGCATTTTATCTATTGAGGCAAAGTCGGTTAATTTCGTTCGTGAGTATCCGAATATTTTAGAGCATTATAACCGCAGCTTGATGCGTTATTTAGATCCATCTAATAAATTAGTTGCCGTTGAAAATGCCTCTGATAATGTCCACTTAATTGCCAAAAATCCAACTGTTCATAACAATGCTTTCGGCACTACCTACCGCTATATGCGTTATTTAACCTTACGTTCTCGTATCAAAGCAATCCAAATGAACGAGTATGGGCGTCTCTCTAAACTGACAGCGCCAGAAGGTGATTTAGACTCTCGTATTGAAGCGGATCGTAAACAAGTTTTTGTTAATTGGCTGGAGAATCCTGACAAAATAATTTATGACGATACGCTCAATAAAAATTGGAAAAAATTCCTCTCTAAACGTGATGATATCAGCGTTGAACGTAATATTTTCACCAAATTTATTCTTGGGGAACCACAGCAAAATTATGATAATGCCAGAAGCGAATTATTAATTAATTTAACTTGGGCTTTATATAACCGTTGGAAAACCAGTGCCGCAAATAATTTCCGTGCAGTCATTGACTACCTTGAAGACGAGAATAACTTACCCCTGACTGATTCATGGCCGGAACTCAGCAAGCTGACTGCAATAGATGTTGTTGCACATAAAGAAACCCGTGAATGTTTTATTGTTCATTGCCGTCATATGCTGGTGTTTAATGCGCTTTATGACAATACCATGGGCAACCTTGCTTCAATTGCTAAAGAAGCGATGGAAACAAAAGAGTTATCCCGTGATTCGGTTTCATCATTAGTACGCAGTTCGTTAAAAGGCGCGCTAAACAAAGTAAGTGATGATGATTATGAGCAATTAAAATCCACTTTTAACGCATGGTTAAAGTATTTTACAGATCAAAGTGGACGTGGTGACATTCTGGCGAAAGTGGAAGAGTGGAAGAGTGTTGGTTATCCACAGATGAACTCCAGTTTATTCGTTGTTTTGACCTATATATTTGAAAAATTATTACCTGAGTATTATAAAAGTCGCGATGGTGCATCGGAATATAGCGGTGCCATTAACCCAGTGCGCATAGGACGTCGTAAAGATTTCTGGAATCGTTTAACAATGGGTTATCAGGATCTGTTGATTCAAGGTGTACTGCGCGAAGAGAAAAATAAAAAGAACAATTCTTCTGACGTTATTTTGGGCAAATTCTTCACTGATTTTAAGGAATCGAAAGCCGATTTAATGACCGCCAACTTATTAGAGTTTCCTGGTTTCCGTTTGTCAATTGAAGATGCACTTGATAAAAAAATTAAACCTTGTGGTTTAATAACTGGCATTGGTGAGTTTACATTAGAGTCAGGTGCAAGCCAAAAAGTAGGTGTTGCTGTTTCCAACCTGGCATTTCAAGCGGGCGCCTTTGATATGGCAAGTGCAGAAAAATTCTGTGCTTTGTTAGTGGAATGTGCCAGGCACCATTTTCCCGTCATTGCCTTTATCAGCTCTGGTGGTATGCAAACCAAAGAAGGTGCATCTGCATTATTTTCTATGGCCGTTGTTAATGACCGAATAACACGTTTTATTCGTGATAACGACCTGCCGGTTGTGATGTTTGGTTACGGTGACTGTACGGGTGGTGCGCAGGCAAGTTTTGTAACCCATCCTTTAGCACAAACCTATTACCTGTCCGGTACCAATATGCCCTTTGCAGGACAAATGGTTGTACCCGCATACTTGCCATCAACAGCGACTTTATCTAACTACTTATCTCGCGTGCCGGGTGCAATGGATGCGTTAGTTATCAATCCATTTTCAGACGATCTTGATAACAAATTAAGTGACATTGATAAAAACATGCCCTTGCCGTCGATCACCATTGAAGAGACTATCCAGCGTGCGCTTGAGGGTTTTGTGCCAATTTGTGATCTTAGTGAAGATGATTTCTCACAGGCAGATCCGCGCGAGTTAATGGAACCGGTGAGGAAAGTACTGATCCATGCGCGTGGTTGTACAGCAGTTAAATTAATTCGTATCGCTCAGAAAAATAATATAAAAGTTGTGTTGGTCGCTTCCGATCCGGATATGACATCTGTCCCTGCAGATATGTTAGGTAAAGGCGACAAACTGGTTTGTTTAGGCGGAAATACTTCCGATGAAAGTTACCTGAATGCCAGTTCAGTATTAAAAGTTGCAGCCTATGAAGAAGTTGATGCGCTGCATCCGGGTATCGGCTTCTTATCTGAAAGCCCTCATTTTGCTGATTTATGTGTTGGCCATAATATTAACTTTGTTGGCCCAAGCATGAACAGCATGTTGACTATGGGTAATAAATCCAATGCGATTAAAACTGCTCAAGACAACGGCGTTCCTGTTGTGCCCGGCAGTCACGGTATTCTTACGGGCGCTGAGCAGGCACTTGATATTGCTAATGCTATGGGTTATCCGGTGTTACTCAAAGCCGTAAACGGTGGTGGCGGTAAGGGTATTCTGGTGATTGAAAAAGCGGAAGATATGTTTGCAGGTTTTAGTCAGGTTTCAGCAGAAGCACGTAGCGCATTTGGCAACGGCGATTTATACCTTGAGAAATACATTACTTCATTACGTCATATTGAAGTTCAACTATTACGCGATAAACATTGTAATACTAAAGTATTGGGTATTCGCGATTGTTCGGTACAGCGTAATAATCAAAAAGTGGTTGAAGAATCAGAATCAACCATGTTACCTGCTCATTTAGAAGTTGAAGTATTAAAGCATACAGCAGCGCTTGCTGACGCGGTTGATTACATGGGGGCAGGTACGGTTGAATTTATTTACGACTTAGATCAAGACAGCATCTACTTTATGGAAATGAATACACGTTTACAGGTGGAGCATCCCGTTACGGAGGCAACATCAGGTATTGATATCGTCACTGCACAGTATGATATTGCATCGGGTAAGAGTATTGAAGGTCTTCAACCGCAGAAGAAAGGTTATGCCATTGAAGTTCGTGTGACAGCGGAGAAAGCGGCATTGGATAATAATGGTGTTATGCAGCTACTGCCGCATCCTGGCAAAGTGGTTGAATATTCTGTTCCTGAGCAGGATGATATTGAAATAATGTCGATGATTGCTGAGGGTAAAGAGGTGTCGCCCTATTACGATAGCTTAGTTGCGCAGTTTATCTGTCACGGTAATGATCGTAATGATACTGTTCAGAAATTACTTAAATTCTTAGATAAAGTGGTTATCAGAGGGATTGCGACCAATATTCCTTTATTGAAACGTATTCTAAAAGATGAAACATTCTTGAGCGGTGTCTACGATACGACTTACTTACCAAAATTCATGGCCAGACTTGACCAACAGGTGATGATTGATGAAATGGAAGCTTCTGCTTCAACAAGTGAATCTAATCTGTCTATCCAAGTTGATGGCAGTAATGAATTAAAAGTAATGGCACAAAGTGCCGGTATTTTTTACCGCGCTTCCTCACCCGCAGAGCCTGATTTTGTAGCAGAGGGTGATATTGTTAATGTTAATAAAACGCTCGGTTTAATGGAAGCGATGAAAATGTTCTCACCTATCACACTGGCAAGCTTTAATCGCCAGGATGCTGAGTTATATGACGGGGATATTAAGTTCCGTATTGAACGTATTATCAATGCTAACGGTCAGCAAGTCTCTAGTGGTGATTTGCTCTATATCGTAACGCCAATGTAA
- a CDS encoding thermonuclease family protein, with protein sequence MRIVSLLLCILFSTSLLANCPKLSWHKTVTLKYINDGDTVTLDNGQLVRFIGINTPEIDYSNKHQSEPFALAAKRLLEEQLKRGDKLHLIFDHTRYDRYGRLLAYVFTDAGTNLGLLQLKSGLARHWVIGKNDLFWQCFQDAERQARLTKEGVWADFNPLKAQSLSFKDKGYQYIQGKVTALRQTKKGLQLTLDGKLNVNINRKTLTYFKTLGTQFRLHNSILLTGNLKWSQGQLQLKIYHPAQILP encoded by the coding sequence GTGCGAATAGTTAGCTTGCTATTGTGTATTCTTTTTTCAACATCATTACTGGCTAATTGTCCGAAATTGTCATGGCATAAGACCGTCACGTTAAAATACATTAATGACGGTGATACTGTGACTCTGGATAATGGTCAATTAGTTCGCTTTATCGGTATTAATACGCCCGAGATTGATTATTCGAATAAGCATCAATCAGAGCCTTTTGCACTGGCGGCAAAGCGTCTATTAGAAGAACAACTCAAAAGGGGAGACAAGTTACATTTAATTTTTGATCATACCAGATATGATAGATATGGCCGATTATTGGCCTATGTATTTACCGACGCTGGGACGAATTTAGGCTTGCTACAGTTAAAATCCGGTCTTGCCAGACATTGGGTAATAGGAAAAAACGATTTGTTCTGGCAATGCTTTCAGGATGCAGAGCGGCAAGCGCGCCTAACAAAAGAAGGAGTATGGGCAGACTTTAATCCTTTAAAGGCGCAAAGTTTATCGTTTAAAGATAAAGGTTATCAATACATTCAAGGGAAAGTTACCGCGCTGCGGCAAACTAAAAAAGGTTTGCAGTTGACTTTAGATGGTAAATTGAACGTGAATATTAATAGAAAAACATTAACCTATTTTAAAACACTGGGCACACAATTTAGACTACATAATAGTATTTTATTAACAGGTAATTTAAAATGGTCTCAGGGTCAGTTACAATTAAAGATTTATCATCCAGCGCAAATATTGCCCTGA
- a CDS encoding YbaK/EbsC family protein, with amino-acid sequence MKNPLRYGFKHRRALTLLDSSRSAHLSAHEVTKVVVLQNEEGDYLMASVPANSRLSLIGVNNLTGKHYRLVSENKLQELFPDCSPGAIPAIGHPYKLKMLIDNSLLTSETVYIESGDHQNLLKLTHQEYNHLVAKMLHGNIRGTHVGAPHLRKRRY; translated from the coding sequence ATGAAAAATCCACTACGATACGGTTTTAAGCACCGTCGTGCATTAACACTGTTAGACTCATCTCGTTCGGCTCATCTATCCGCTCATGAAGTTACTAAAGTTGTTGTACTGCAAAATGAAGAGGGTGATTACCTGATGGCCTCTGTGCCTGCAAATAGCCGCCTATCATTGATTGGTGTTAATAATCTCACAGGCAAGCATTACCGGTTGGTCAGTGAAAATAAGCTACAGGAACTGTTTCCAGACTGTTCCCCGGGCGCTATTCCCGCAATAGGTCACCCCTACAAGCTAAAGATGTTAATCGATAACAGTTTACTCACTTCCGAAACTGTTTATATTGAGTCAGGAGATCATCAAAACTTGCTTAAACTAACTCATCAGGAATATAACCATTTAGTTGCTAAGATGCTGCACGGCAATATTCGCGGCACCCATGTTGGCGCTCCTCACTTAAGGAAAAGGCGCTATTAA
- a CDS encoding glycoside hydrolase family 1 protein: MSFRFPNDFLWGGATAANQIEGAHTIDGKGLSTSDVQPFGSFGELKSRKEGDFNIKDIAIDFYHRYPQDIALFAELGFTCFRLSIAWSRIFPKGDEQEPNELGLAYYDKIFNELEKYGIVPIVTLSHYEMPLYLAEQYQGWKSRELIGFFERYARTVFARYGNSVKHWLTFNEINISLHEPFTGAGIPRGSDAQSLYQGMHHQLVASAKAVKACHELLPDAKIGNMMLGAIQYPYTCHPDDIFAAMQENRDWLFFGDVQCRGYYPSYMARKFKELGVKLDISEADKETLKETVDFVSFSYYMTGCVSTHQEVEILDKKALKMGSNPYLKTTDWGWQIDPKGLRIVLNLLYDRYQKPLFIVENGLGAVDKPNEKGEIEDDYRIAYLNDHLYQVGEALQDGVEVMGYTCWGPIDLVSASTAQMSKRYGLIYVDSDDQGKGSLVRKRKKSFYWYQDLIKSQGENLTPPSA; encoded by the coding sequence ATGTCTTTTCGTTTTCCAAATGATTTTTTATGGGGTGGAGCAACCGCTGCCAACCAGATTGAGGGAGCACATACCATTGATGGAAAAGGGTTATCAACTTCTGATGTACAACCTTTTGGCTCCTTCGGTGAACTAAAATCGCGTAAAGAGGGTGATTTTAACATTAAAGATATTGCTATCGATTTTTACCATCGTTATCCGCAGGATATTGCATTATTTGCAGAACTTGGATTCACCTGTTTTCGTTTATCTATCGCCTGGAGCCGAATTTTCCCCAAGGGGGATGAACAAGAGCCTAATGAATTAGGTTTGGCCTATTACGATAAAATATTTAATGAATTAGAGAAATATGGCATTGTCCCTATTGTTACCCTCTCCCACTATGAGATGCCTTTATATCTGGCAGAGCAATACCAGGGCTGGAAAAGCAGAGAATTAATCGGTTTTTTTGAACGTTATGCTCGTACTGTGTTTGCCCGATACGGCAACAGCGTAAAACATTGGCTAACCTTTAATGAGATAAATATCTCCCTGCATGAACCTTTCACCGGGGCGGGCATTCCGCGCGGCAGTGACGCACAAAGCCTTTATCAAGGCATGCACCATCAACTTGTGGCCAGTGCCAAAGCCGTTAAAGCCTGCCATGAGCTGTTGCCCGATGCGAAAATAGGCAATATGATGTTAGGCGCAATTCAATATCCTTACACCTGCCACCCCGATGATATCTTTGCTGCTATGCAGGAAAATCGCGATTGGTTATTTTTCGGTGATGTGCAATGCCGTGGTTATTATCCAAGTTATATGGCACGTAAATTTAAAGAGCTGGGTGTTAAGCTGGATATTAGTGAGGCCGATAAAGAAACCTTAAAAGAGACAGTTGATTTTGTCTCTTTTAGCTATTACATGACAGGCTGTGTCAGCACCCATCAAGAGGTGGAAATACTCGATAAAAAAGCATTAAAAATGGGCAGTAATCCTTATTTAAAAACCACCGACTGGGGATGGCAAATTGATCCTAAAGGTCTGCGGATTGTGCTTAATTTACTCTATGATCGTTACCAGAAACCGTTATTTATTGTTGAAAATGGCTTAGGTGCGGTTGATAAGCCCAATGAGAAGGGCGAGATTGAGGATGATTATCGTATTGCCTATCTTAATGATCACCTCTATCAAGTGGGTGAAGCGCTGCAGGATGGTGTAGAGGTGATGGGTTATACCTGTTGGGGACCGATTGATTTAGTCAGTGCCTCAACGGCGCAGATGTCGAAACGTTATGGCCTTATCTATGTTGACAGCGATGATCAGGGCAAAGGCAGCTTAGTGCGCAAACGTAAAAAAAGCTTTTACTGGTATCAGGATCTGATTAAGTCACAGGGTGAAAATCTCACCCCGCCATCTGCATAA